From Psychrobacillus sp. FSL K6-2836, a single genomic window includes:
- the rpoD gene encoding RNA polymerase sigma factor RpoD, protein MADKSERTKETDIELSLEEAKKQLIELGKKNGELTYHDIAEKLAHFELESDQIEEFIDNLEGRNIELSRKDGDEEDLDRLMKGKEETFDLNDLSVPPGVKINDPVRMYLKEIGRVDLLKASEEVALAERIEQGDEEARKRLAEANLRLVVSIAKRYVGRGMLFLDLIQEGNMGLIKAVEKFDHRKGFKFSTYATWWIRQAITRAIADQARTIRIPVHMVETINKLIRVQRQLLQDLGREPSPEEIGEEMDLPAEKVREILKIAQEPVSLETPIGEEDDSHLGDFIEDADAQSPSDHAAYELLKEQLEDVLDTLTDREENVLRLRFGLDDGRTRTLEEVGKVFGVTRERIRQIEAKALRKLRHPSRSKRLKDFLE, encoded by the coding sequence ATGGCGGACAAGTCCGAACGTACAAAAGAAACAGATATCGAATTATCATTAGAAGAGGCAAAAAAACAATTAATCGAATTAGGTAAAAAAAATGGTGAGTTAACATATCATGATATTGCGGAAAAATTAGCTCATTTCGAACTTGAATCAGATCAAATCGAAGAGTTCATTGACAATCTGGAAGGTAGAAATATTGAACTTAGCCGTAAAGATGGTGATGAAGAAGATTTAGATCGTTTGATGAAAGGGAAAGAAGAGACCTTTGATCTAAATGATTTAAGTGTACCTCCTGGCGTCAAGATCAATGACCCCGTTCGAATGTACTTGAAGGAAATTGGACGAGTGGATTTACTAAAAGCTTCTGAAGAGGTTGCTCTTGCTGAGCGAATTGAGCAGGGGGATGAAGAAGCTAGAAAACGTCTAGCGGAAGCAAACCTTCGATTAGTTGTAAGTATTGCAAAACGTTATGTTGGGCGCGGAATGCTATTTTTAGATCTTATCCAAGAAGGTAATATGGGGCTCATCAAAGCTGTAGAGAAATTTGATCATCGTAAAGGATTCAAGTTTAGTACTTACGCAACGTGGTGGATTCGTCAAGCAATCACACGTGCTATTGCAGACCAAGCTAGAACAATCCGTATTCCTGTGCATATGGTAGAAACAATAAACAAATTAATACGTGTTCAGCGCCAATTATTGCAAGATTTAGGTCGTGAACCTTCACCGGAAGAAATCGGGGAAGAAATGGACTTGCCAGCAGAAAAAGTTCGTGAAATATTAAAAATTGCTCAAGAACCTGTTTCTTTAGAAACTCCTATTGGGGAAGAGGATGACTCTCATTTAGGTGATTTTATAGAAGATGCAGATGCACAGTCTCCTTCTGATCACGCTGCCTATGAGCTTCTTAAAGAGCAATTGGAAGATGTCTTAGATACACTAACAGACAGAGAAGAAAACGTATTACGCTTGCGTTTCGGCCTGGATGATGGTCGTACAAGAACCCTTGAAGAGGTTGGAAAAGTATTTGGAGTTACGCGTGAGCGTATTCGTCAAATCGAGGCAAAAGCATTACGAAAACTGCGTCACCCTTCTAGAAGTAAACGTCTGAAAGACTTTTTAGAGTAG